One Lentisphaera araneosa HTCC2155 DNA window includes the following coding sequences:
- a CDS encoding PQQ-dependent sugar dehydrogenase, whose protein sequence is MKNKTLKFTASLLTFVGSLLASGPQGYKVETIDLPDVKQFNVAGLDVHEDGTVYFATREGEIWKRSNDKWSRYAQGLHEPCGLKVVDHKNIIVSQKPELTKVIDRNGDGIGDRYENVTDEFGFFGNYHEFHYGPIMDEEGNLFATLNLQTDGFKYQDKALGSDGGNRGWMYQVKPDGTYLPYAYGLRSPAGIGWGPKKTILTTDNQGGWMGSSRLNVIEKGKFYGAPVSHIDLEGWTQDKVNSLTPEEYEKRSEDPACWVPHIEVANSPGNPIVDETNGAFGPFAGQVFVGDQSNSSVFRAMLEEVNGVWQGAITNFLTGLQCGAIRVSFAPDGSMWVGQTSRGWASKGGKPFGVQRITFDKNAKPFEMHTVKITPSGFKVTFTEPVDKSSLKDINGQGYWFTYSSSYGSKRIRQQDCTKSPYRLSADGKTLEIDVKLGKRLVYEYDLGKLKSTSGQEMVNHKFWYTVKEIPGAKSLASKK, encoded by the coding sequence ATGAAAAATAAAACACTTAAATTTACCGCTTCATTGCTAACTTTCGTCGGTTCATTATTGGCCTCAGGGCCTCAGGGTTACAAAGTCGAAACGATTGATTTACCCGATGTAAAACAATTTAACGTGGCCGGTCTTGATGTGCACGAAGACGGAACGGTTTATTTCGCCACTCGTGAGGGAGAAATATGGAAAAGAAGCAATGATAAATGGTCTCGTTATGCTCAAGGTTTACATGAACCCTGCGGCTTAAAGGTTGTTGATCACAAAAATATTATTGTGAGTCAAAAGCCGGAACTTACCAAGGTGATTGATCGCAATGGCGATGGCATTGGTGATCGCTATGAAAATGTCACAGATGAATTTGGCTTTTTCGGTAATTATCACGAATTTCATTATGGGCCAATCATGGATGAAGAGGGTAACCTTTTTGCGACTTTAAATCTTCAGACCGATGGCTTTAAATATCAGGATAAAGCTCTTGGTTCAGATGGTGGAAATCGCGGCTGGATGTATCAGGTTAAACCCGATGGGACTTATCTTCCCTACGCTTATGGTTTACGTTCACCAGCGGGCATTGGTTGGGGTCCAAAGAAAACAATTCTAACAACCGATAACCAAGGTGGCTGGATGGGGTCATCTCGTTTGAATGTGATTGAAAAGGGGAAGTTCTATGGTGCTCCAGTATCTCACATCGATTTAGAAGGCTGGACGCAAGATAAAGTCAACTCACTTACACCAGAAGAATATGAAAAGAGATCTGAAGATCCCGCATGCTGGGTTCCTCACATCGAAGTTGCAAACTCGCCTGGCAATCCCATAGTCGATGAAACAAATGGTGCTTTTGGTCCATTTGCGGGTCAAGTCTTCGTTGGTGATCAGAGTAACTCCAGCGTTTTCAGAGCTATGCTCGAAGAAGTCAATGGCGTTTGGCAGGGTGCGATTACAAATTTCCTTACGGGTTTACAATGTGGCGCGATTCGCGTAAGTTTTGCACCCGATGGCTCCATGTGGGTTGGTCAAACTTCACGTGGTTGGGCGTCAAAGGGTGGCAAACCCTTCGGTGTTCAGAGAATTACTTTTGATAAGAATGCTAAGCCATTTGAAATGCACACAGTAAAAATCACCCCAAGTGGTTTCAAAGTAACTTTTACTGAACCAGTGGATAAGAGCAGCCTCAAAGATATCAATGGTCAAGGTTACTGGTTTACTTACAGCTCCAGCTATGGTTCAAAAAGAATCCGTCAGCAGGATTGCACTAAGTCGCCATACCGTTTAAGTGCTGATGGCAAGACCTTGGAAATTGATGTAAAATTAGGCAAACGCCTCGTTTATGAATACGATCTTGGTAAGCTCAAATCCACTTCTGGTCAGGAAATGGTGAACCACAAGTTTTGGTACACGGTTAAAGAAATTCCTGGCGCCAAAAGCCTAGCTTCTAAAAAGTAG
- a CDS encoding serine/threonine-protein kinase: MPKDIKNFTENLDFDLSSMYDEADNEVDESVIYPLSSSLKNKLDYREEEEVARGGEKKIFKAYDARSDRYIAMARPLLDSREHDERFLREARICARLEHPNIIPVYDIELDESEKPYFTMELLKGKTLKDVMDSYKSIEERGAHLAQLLEVFVKVCDALSYAHSKNVLHLDVKPENINVEEFGQVLLIDWGLAKIINDDSCGELFLNQTSLDMDILNDMTRVGTLKGSPGFMAPEQTVSNVQKTTQTDIYSLGALLYNILSGELHVSGDNVEECLSSTREGALRPFVENKINPIPKSLQAVFYKACKLEVEQRYQTVEELKQEIQSFLRGFATQAEEAGFLKQLQLIYQRNRIRCQLVFSFLIFTLVGTSIFIQALRESEAEAILARNNAEMALSLYEKEKRGRESIIAEFDDSLQDFKENLGSSSQIEAHFSRLLVGSAIASSRKLDFEMALALTELAIKKNPQDYNAIAEKGFIHLIRHEFVKANYELQRCATHAPHIYDIIRVSNNYVKIKPNDEKRLTNEQFLNCVEELPENRAWLKSYMLIYDRRVNPSIKAHSDLVKKYILSLNPKLTKENFNYKFIERPEGNHLDISHNPELSSLKMLGGKGFPYLSILRTLDLKTLNVSHTGLFGIKQLSQLGLKEINMANTHIKYFPGLNDFTLKPTIYVSKSQDLSKCPKDIKVIYVD, from the coding sequence ATGCCTAAAGATATTAAGAACTTTACAGAAAATCTGGATTTTGATCTATCTTCCATGTATGACGAGGCTGATAATGAAGTGGATGAATCAGTGATTTATCCTTTGTCATCTTCTCTGAAGAATAAATTGGATTATCGCGAAGAAGAGGAAGTGGCGCGCGGTGGTGAAAAGAAAATATTTAAAGCCTATGATGCCCGTTCCGATCGCTACATTGCCATGGCGCGTCCCTTGCTTGATTCCCGTGAACACGATGAGCGCTTTTTACGAGAAGCGCGAATTTGTGCTCGCCTAGAGCACCCCAACATCATTCCGGTCTACGATATTGAATTGGATGAATCAGAGAAGCCTTATTTTACTATGGAGCTACTCAAGGGGAAAACGCTTAAAGATGTAATGGATAGCTACAAATCTATCGAAGAGCGGGGTGCTCACTTAGCTCAGCTTTTAGAGGTTTTTGTCAAGGTTTGTGACGCCTTGTCTTATGCCCATTCAAAAAATGTTCTTCACCTAGATGTGAAGCCTGAGAATATTAATGTGGAGGAATTTGGTCAGGTTTTACTCATCGATTGGGGATTAGCCAAAATCATTAATGATGATTCCTGCGGTGAGCTCTTTTTAAATCAAACCAGTCTTGATATGGATATCTTAAATGATATGACCCGAGTTGGAACTTTGAAGGGGAGCCCTGGTTTTATGGCACCTGAACAGACTGTGTCTAATGTTCAAAAAACGACTCAGACCGATATCTATTCTCTTGGGGCCTTGCTGTACAATATTTTATCAGGTGAGCTTCATGTCAGTGGCGATAATGTAGAAGAGTGTTTGAGTAGTACTAGAGAGGGAGCGCTGCGTCCTTTTGTAGAGAATAAAATCAATCCAATCCCCAAAAGCTTACAAGCGGTTTTTTACAAAGCCTGTAAACTCGAAGTTGAGCAGCGCTATCAAACAGTAGAAGAACTCAAGCAGGAGATTCAATCTTTTTTAAGGGGCTTTGCGACTCAGGCTGAAGAAGCGGGATTTTTGAAGCAACTTCAACTGATCTATCAACGCAACCGTATTCGCTGCCAGCTGGTTTTTAGCTTTCTGATTTTTACACTTGTGGGCACCTCGATCTTTATTCAGGCTCTTAGAGAGAGTGAAGCAGAAGCGATTTTGGCGAGAAATAATGCCGAAATGGCCTTGAGTCTTTATGAAAAAGAAAAGCGTGGTCGCGAGAGCATTATTGCTGAGTTTGATGATTCGCTGCAGGACTTCAAAGAGAACTTGGGGTCATCTAGCCAAATTGAAGCCCATTTTAGCAGGCTACTTGTGGGTTCGGCCATTGCCTCGAGTCGCAAGCTGGATTTTGAAATGGCCTTAGCATTGACTGAGTTGGCAATTAAGAAGAATCCACAGGACTATAACGCTATAGCTGAAAAGGGTTTTATTCACCTCATCCGTCATGAATTTGTTAAAGCCAACTATGAATTACAACGTTGCGCCACCCATGCGCCACATATCTATGATATCATTCGAGTGAGCAATAATTATGTCAAGATTAAACCAAATGATGAGAAGCGCTTGACCAATGAACAGTTTTTAAATTGTGTAGAAGAATTACCAGAAAATCGTGCGTGGTTAAAAAGTTATATGCTTATTTATGACCGTAGAGTTAATCCCTCTATAAAAGCTCATAGCGACTTAGTGAAAAAATATATCCTATCCTTAAACCCGAAGCTCACCAAAGAGAACTTTAATTATAAGTTTATAGAAAGGCCAGAGGGGAATCATTTGGATATCTCTCATAACCCTGAGCTCAGTTCACTGAAGATGCTAGGAGGTAAGGGGTTCCCTTATTTGTCCATTTTGCGAACGCTTGATCTAAAAACTTTAAATGTGAGTCATACGGGCTTATTCGGGATTAAGCAATTGAGTCAATTAGGTTTAAAAGAAATCAATATGGCTAATACACATATAAAATACTTTCCAGGTTTAAATGACTTTACGCTTAAACCAACTATCTATGTTTCCAAGTCACAGGACTTAAGTAAATGTCCCAAAGATATAAAAGTTATCTACGTGGATTAA
- a CDS encoding sulfatase-like hydrolase/transferase: protein MNFNKFLKKAAFAASAALIPFSFASDKLPAKKPNIVIILADDMGYSDLGYIGGDIQTPNLDQLAKDGILFTNFYNNAKCAPTRASLLTGLSNHKTGADHATGNIVDYGGLCIAEAFEGEYVNLLIDKWHVKPSPEDLGFDRYFGSPLAPIFFWPTKLKEDSLKTLRVDDKLYTEKDMEVPLEEWYLTSEDTRFANRFIQEEIIDKKSDKPFFMFYASHAPHWPLQALKKDVDLYLDALKDGTDAVRQKRYDFMIKNGIFDKETCKLEPAEKSWDSLSQEQKAYYQRALAVHYAMVHRMDVELGNFFDFLKENGKWDNTLIFFMSDNGASGEGNPTIIPEGGLLGDRGTHARIDRIGAQMCNTPFRGNKSSLNEGGMGTPMIAHWPAGIKNPGSISHQVGHVIDLMPTILDITGIEYPKSYAGRQILAIDGQSLASTLMQGKEFDRQLILQYEANDAVRLGDWKLYRKNKQTNNKTEKSLSKWELYKLKDDRTEQNDLANKFPEKVTEMNKLFEDWEKEVKEIQGEVYVKHPQYSPAEKAKKKAKKNQRKKEKRAKKESE from the coding sequence ATGAATTTCAACAAATTCCTCAAAAAGGCGGCTTTTGCGGCATCCGCAGCCCTCATTCCTTTTTCTTTTGCTTCAGATAAACTACCCGCCAAAAAACCGAATATTGTTATTATCCTCGCTGATGACATGGGCTACTCAGATCTTGGTTATATTGGCGGTGATATCCAAACACCAAACCTCGACCAACTTGCCAAAGACGGCATCCTTTTCACCAATTTTTATAATAATGCCAAATGCGCTCCCACTCGAGCTTCACTACTCACTGGTTTATCCAATCACAAGACTGGCGCCGATCACGCTACTGGTAACATCGTTGATTATGGAGGACTCTGTATTGCCGAGGCTTTTGAAGGCGAATACGTCAACTTACTCATTGACAAATGGCATGTTAAACCGAGTCCAGAAGATCTCGGTTTTGATCGCTACTTCGGCAGTCCTTTAGCTCCCATCTTTTTCTGGCCCACCAAACTCAAGGAGGACAGTCTAAAAACTCTTCGAGTCGATGATAAACTCTACACTGAAAAAGATATGGAAGTCCCCCTCGAGGAATGGTACCTCACTAGCGAAGATACGCGCTTTGCCAATAGATTTATCCAAGAGGAGATCATTGACAAAAAAAGTGACAAACCCTTTTTTATGTTCTATGCCTCTCATGCTCCACACTGGCCTTTACAGGCATTAAAAAAAGATGTTGACCTCTACCTCGATGCACTCAAAGATGGCACCGATGCCGTTCGCCAAAAGCGCTATGATTTCATGATCAAAAACGGCATTTTCGATAAAGAAACCTGCAAACTCGAACCTGCTGAAAAATCCTGGGATTCTTTAAGCCAAGAACAAAAAGCCTACTACCAGCGTGCCTTGGCCGTTCACTATGCCATGGTGCACCGCATGGATGTGGAACTGGGTAACTTTTTTGACTTCTTAAAAGAAAATGGCAAATGGGATAATACACTAATTTTCTTCATGTCAGATAATGGTGCTAGCGGCGAAGGTAATCCAACGATTATTCCCGAGGGTGGCCTGCTCGGTGACCGTGGCACTCATGCTCGCATTGACCGCATTGGAGCACAAATGTGCAACACTCCCTTTCGCGGTAATAAGTCCAGCTTAAATGAAGGCGGCATGGGGACACCCATGATAGCTCATTGGCCAGCTGGCATAAAAAATCCCGGAAGCATTTCTCATCAAGTTGGTCACGTTATTGACCTCATGCCCACTATTCTTGATATTACTGGAATCGAATACCCAAAAAGCTATGCGGGTCGCCAAATTCTTGCTATCGATGGCCAAAGCTTAGCCTCTACACTTATGCAAGGAAAAGAATTTGATCGTCAATTGATCCTGCAATATGAAGCCAACGACGCCGTTAGACTTGGTGACTGGAAACTCTATAGAAAAAATAAGCAAACAAATAATAAGACCGAAAAAAGTCTTAGTAAGTGGGAACTCTACAAGCTAAAAGATGATCGAACAGAACAAAACGACTTAGCTAATAAGTTCCCAGAAAAAGTCACCGAAATGAATAAACTGTTCGAAGACTGGGAAAAGGAAGTCAAAGAAATCCAAGGCGAAGTCTACGTCAAGCACCCTCAATACTCCCCAGCAGAAAAAGCTAAGAAAAAAGCTAAGAAAAACCAACGAAAAAAAGAAAAAAGAGCAAAAAAAGAATCTGAGTAA
- a CDS encoding arylsulfatase yields MKNLLFLFFSLLLCSPLWAKEDKRPNFLIILVDDMGFSDLGCYGSEIETPNLDSLAANGLRFSQFYNTAKCHSSRISLLTSQYYLPAGNNSLKNSVTAAEVLNTAGYHTMMSGKWHLDNEPTDFGFQRYFGHLSGATNFFSGDDTFRLNGKPWKVPSEGFYTTVTKVDFAIDFLKEAETIDKPWYMYLALNAPHAPIQPLNEDYEKFKGKYDAGWDVLREQRMKKQRELGIFKNPVKESPRPNQIPAWDDLTPEWQSSEARRLAAVSAMIYRIDVEVGRLVKHIEEAGDLDNTMILFVSDNGACPFGTSQLDGTTKPFSTKYKWRDSSGPAWMRNAPFKFYKQNQHEGGISTPAILHWPAGLKTAKGSINHTPTHLIDVLPTMIDMSQATYPSEWPGRKLNPMTGESFLPIIEGGDVTRKNPIHFWYSTNRGLRDGKWKIASINDSPWELYDMETDRSEMNNLAKSNPELTKRMAEQWNTIAAENYTKKSAFTAQNDLDNTQYFNKRWTDYTKNKAKVANKAK; encoded by the coding sequence GTGAAAAACCTTCTTTTTCTCTTTTTCTCTCTTCTCCTCTGCTCACCCCTGTGGGCAAAGGAAGATAAGCGCCCGAACTTTCTTATTATTTTAGTGGATGACATGGGCTTCTCTGACCTCGGTTGCTATGGCAGCGAAATTGAAACCCCAAACCTCGACAGCTTAGCGGCAAATGGTTTGCGCTTTTCGCAATTTTATAACACAGCTAAATGCCACTCTTCACGCATCTCACTACTCACGAGTCAATACTACCTGCCCGCTGGTAACAACAGCCTCAAAAATTCAGTAACCGCCGCTGAAGTGCTCAATACCGCCGGTTACCACACCATGATGTCGGGTAAATGGCACTTGGATAATGAGCCTACTGATTTCGGTTTCCAACGTTATTTCGGTCACCTCAGTGGTGCGACAAATTTCTTTTCTGGTGACGACACTTTTCGCCTCAATGGCAAGCCTTGGAAAGTCCCTTCAGAGGGCTTTTACACCACGGTGACTAAAGTCGATTTTGCCATCGATTTCCTTAAAGAAGCTGAGACAATTGATAAGCCTTGGTACATGTACCTCGCACTCAATGCTCCTCACGCACCTATTCAGCCCCTGAATGAAGATTATGAAAAATTCAAAGGGAAATACGATGCGGGTTGGGATGTACTTCGCGAACAACGCATGAAAAAACAAAGAGAGCTCGGCATTTTCAAGAATCCAGTTAAAGAATCTCCACGCCCCAATCAAATCCCTGCTTGGGATGACCTTACTCCAGAGTGGCAATCCTCTGAAGCTCGCCGCCTCGCAGCCGTATCAGCAATGATCTACCGCATTGACGTGGAAGTTGGACGCCTCGTAAAACACATCGAAGAAGCCGGCGACCTCGATAATACAATGATTCTCTTCGTATCCGATAATGGCGCTTGCCCTTTTGGCACTAGCCAACTTGATGGCACCACCAAGCCCTTCTCTACCAAATATAAATGGCGTGACTCTTCTGGTCCTGCTTGGATGCGTAACGCTCCATTTAAGTTCTACAAACAAAATCAGCATGAAGGCGGCATTAGTACACCCGCAATCTTGCACTGGCCCGCTGGCTTAAAAACGGCCAAGGGCAGCATCAACCACACTCCTACGCACCTCATCGACGTACTTCCTACCATGATCGATATGAGCCAAGCCACTTACCCAAGTGAATGGCCTGGTCGCAAACTCAATCCTATGACTGGTGAATCCTTTTTACCTATCATTGAAGGCGGCGATGTGACTCGTAAAAACCCCATTCACTTTTGGTACTCCACCAACCGTGGTCTTAGAGATGGCAAATGGAAAATTGCTAGTATCAATGACTCCCCATGGGAACTCTACGATATGGAAACCGATCGTTCTGAAATGAATAACCTCGCCAAATCAAACCCTGAACTCACTAAGAGAATGGCCGAGCAATGGAACACTATTGCCGCGGAAAACTACACTAAAAAATCAGCTTTCACAGCACAGAATGATCTCGATAATACCCAGTACTTCAACAAGCGCTGGACGGACTACACCAAAAATAAAGCCAAGGTCGCTAATAAAGCTAAGTAG
- a CDS encoding arylsulfatase produces MMKFLSLKLWALIGICLSAPLAFSAEKPNVIFILVDDMGYSDLGCYGSEIKTPNLDKLAANGIRYTATHNTSKCYTSRACLLSGMYYQRLDREMTKVANLGEVIRPTGYRTLWSGKNHNGGKPWERGFDRFYGLMGGASNHFNPGGKARPGEPEPAGSGGKWIIDDKEVKGYVPEDKNWYSTDAMTDAALGWLKEYESEEKPFFLYLAYTAPHYPLHAKAEDMAKYEGVYDVGYDVIRNARYKRQLEMGMFDEATTPLSAVDQKKPWAELSEQEKKDEILRMQIYAGMIDCIDQNIGRVTSYLESVGKLDNTLIMFASDNGACASTDKPAKNQTGPIGSINSYECTDLSWANVSNTPFRFYKLNSHEGGILTPMIASWPKGIDQKNVFNRENIHFIDIMPTLMDLAGATYPGEAKNVALKKPDGVSLVPSFTGEKINRNVPIFYEYGSGKAVQEGNMKLVGVKEWELYDLSKDRSETKNLINEQPEVAKSLADKWNSWYTGITGLNYEEEKERKKKAKKAGSKEKAEKKKKLRKSAAL; encoded by the coding sequence ATGATGAAGTTTTTAAGTTTAAAATTGTGGGCCTTAATCGGGATCTGCTTGTCTGCGCCTTTGGCCTTTAGTGCCGAAAAACCCAACGTCATTTTTATTTTAGTCGATGATATGGGTTATTCTGATTTGGGCTGTTATGGCTCGGAAATCAAGACTCCTAACTTGGATAAGTTGGCGGCAAATGGCATCCGTTATACGGCAACGCACAATACTTCTAAATGCTACACTTCCCGAGCTTGTTTATTGAGTGGTATGTACTACCAGAGACTCGATCGCGAGATGACCAAAGTTGCCAACCTCGGCGAGGTCATACGCCCGACTGGTTACCGCACTCTGTGGTCGGGTAAAAATCACAACGGGGGGAAGCCTTGGGAAAGAGGCTTTGACCGTTTTTATGGTCTCATGGGTGGAGCGAGTAATCACTTCAACCCAGGTGGCAAAGCACGTCCTGGCGAACCTGAGCCTGCCGGTAGTGGTGGCAAATGGATTATTGATGATAAGGAAGTCAAAGGCTATGTCCCGGAAGATAAAAACTGGTATTCCACAGATGCCATGACCGATGCTGCGCTCGGCTGGTTGAAAGAATATGAAAGCGAAGAAAAACCTTTCTTTCTCTACCTTGCTTACACGGCACCTCATTACCCCCTCCATGCTAAAGCAGAGGATATGGCTAAATACGAAGGCGTTTATGATGTCGGCTACGACGTCATTCGCAACGCTCGTTACAAGCGTCAGCTCGAAATGGGAATGTTTGACGAAGCGACAACGCCTCTTTCAGCTGTTGATCAGAAAAAACCATGGGCTGAACTCAGTGAGCAGGAAAAGAAAGATGAAATTCTTCGCATGCAGATTTATGCGGGAATGATTGACTGTATTGATCAAAACATTGGTCGTGTGACTTCTTACCTGGAAAGCGTAGGTAAATTGGACAATACCCTAATCATGTTTGCTTCAGATAACGGCGCCTGCGCCAGTACCGATAAGCCCGCTAAGAATCAAACGGGGCCAATTGGCTCAATCAATAGCTATGAATGCACAGATTTATCCTGGGCTAATGTTTCCAATACACCTTTTCGTTTCTATAAGTTAAACTCACATGAGGGTGGTATACTAACGCCGATGATTGCGTCCTGGCCCAAAGGAATCGATCAAAAAAATGTATTCAATCGCGAGAATATTCACTTCATCGATATCATGCCAACCTTGATGGATTTGGCGGGTGCGACATATCCTGGAGAGGCTAAAAATGTCGCACTGAAAAAGCCCGACGGCGTAAGCTTAGTTCCTTCTTTTACAGGTGAAAAAATCAATAGGAATGTCCCCATTTTCTATGAATACGGTAGTGGCAAAGCAGTTCAAGAAGGCAATATGAAATTGGTGGGTGTTAAGGAATGGGAGCTCTATGATTTATCAAAAGATAGGTCGGAGACCAAAAACTTAATCAATGAACAGCCCGAAGTAGCCAAGTCGCTCGCTGATAAATGGAATTCCTGGTACACGGGAATTACCGGCCTCAATTACGAAGAGGAAAAAGAACGCAAAAAGAAAGCCAAAAAAGCAGGTAGCAAAGAAAAAGCTGAGAAAAAGAAGAAGCTTAGAAAATCAGCAGCCTTATAA
- a CDS encoding sulfatase family protein encodes MKNLYSKRHSNTNISSNKIFSFLLALFLSITIYAEEFTKPNILWITSEDLSAKWLGCYGNETIKTPNIDKFASESFLYSHAFATAPVCAVARSSWITGMNPVSIGTVYMRCRTRLPEHIKLYPDQLRANGYFASNHTKCDYNISNRFGKRMDEKKGKAKGIYLDTWDSYELYGWRNAKRKKGQPFFQVYNIGNGHESGLHKEHKNGLDYAPENMALRAYHPDIPEMRKDYAKYQTIVSRSLEARFKSILDELEKDGLTDDTVVIYTTDHGGIVGRSKRFLYDSGTHVAHMVRIPEKFKQLWPTDQPGSIIDRPIAFIDMPKTWLAITGSEIPEEMQGTIFLGPKTEKANKYVYLQRQRMDAAHDMQRAVRSKKYLYIRQYEPFRPNGQYLQYLWKAPSMKAWLEYHQAGLTNETTGAFFNPKPIEQLFDCEEDPDNVNNLANDPKYTQIKKEMVSALKGFQNKFQDCGFIPEATLDARIRKNETTIYEFLRNPKLYNQAKYMAAAELSSFATKNDLPKILDLLTSTDEALQYWGIVACLNLKSAAYTDEVKAAINKIALLDLNDHENHDVVAMAALYQIKNEYNQPEGYKTLGKIINSRGMASKRAWSNIYLMGKDVEPFVSVLEMQEFEKSDLEFLNELKKFYF; translated from the coding sequence ATGAAAAATCTATACTCAAAGCGCCATTCAAATACCAACATATCTAGCAACAAAATTTTTAGTTTCTTGCTTGCTCTTTTTTTGAGTATAACAATTTATGCCGAAGAATTCACTAAACCCAATATCCTGTGGATCACCAGTGAAGATCTAAGTGCCAAATGGCTCGGTTGCTACGGCAACGAAACAATCAAGACTCCTAATATTGATAAATTTGCATCAGAAAGCTTTCTCTATTCCCACGCCTTTGCCACAGCTCCAGTATGTGCAGTAGCCCGAAGCTCCTGGATCACAGGTATGAATCCCGTTTCTATCGGCACAGTTTACATGCGCTGTAGAACCCGCCTTCCCGAACACATCAAACTCTACCCAGATCAACTCCGTGCTAATGGTTACTTTGCCTCCAACCACACCAAGTGTGACTACAATATCTCAAACCGTTTTGGTAAGCGCATGGATGAGAAAAAGGGTAAAGCAAAAGGCATCTACCTCGATACCTGGGATTCCTACGAACTCTACGGTTGGAGAAATGCAAAAAGAAAAAAAGGACAGCCCTTCTTTCAGGTTTACAATATTGGTAACGGCCACGAATCAGGACTTCATAAGGAACATAAAAATGGTTTAGACTACGCTCCTGAAAACATGGCTCTCAGAGCTTATCACCCGGACATCCCTGAAATGCGCAAAGATTATGCTAAGTACCAAACAATTGTTTCCAGATCCTTAGAAGCTCGTTTTAAGAGCATACTAGATGAGCTCGAAAAAGATGGCTTAACAGACGACACAGTTGTGATCTACACAACTGATCACGGCGGCATTGTCGGCAGAAGTAAGCGCTTCCTCTACGATAGTGGCACACACGTTGCTCACATGGTTCGTATCCCCGAAAAATTTAAACAGCTCTGGCCTACTGATCAACCGGGTTCAATCATTGATCGCCCCATTGCTTTCATTGACATGCCCAAGACTTGGCTCGCAATTACCGGTTCAGAAATCCCCGAAGAAATGCAGGGCACAATCTTCCTCGGTCCCAAAACTGAAAAAGCCAATAAATACGTTTATTTACAACGTCAAAGAATGGATGCCGCTCACGATATGCAACGCGCTGTCCGCAGTAAAAAATACCTTTACATCCGTCAATACGAACCCTTCCGTCCCAATGGTCAGTATCTCCAATACCTTTGGAAAGCTCCTTCAATGAAAGCATGGCTCGAGTACCACCAAGCGGGTTTAACAAATGAAACCACTGGTGCTTTCTTTAATCCAAAACCCATTGAGCAGCTCTTTGATTGCGAAGAAGATCCCGACAACGTCAATAACCTCGCCAATGACCCAAAGTATACTCAAATCAAAAAAGAAATGGTAAGCGCCCTAAAAGGTTTTCAAAACAAATTTCAGGACTGCGGCTTTATTCCTGAGGCAACTTTGGACGCTAGAATTAGAAAAAATGAAACCACTATTTATGAGTTCCTAAGAAACCCCAAACTCTATAATCAGGCCAAATATATGGCGGCGGCTGAGCTCTCGAGCTTTGCCACAAAAAATGATTTACCTAAAATTCTCGACTTACTCACTTCCACGGATGAGGCCTTGCAGTATTGGGGCATTGTCGCCTGCCTTAACCTAAAAAGTGCTGCATACACTGATGAAGTCAAAGCTGCAATCAATAAAATTGCCCTGCTCGATTTAAATGACCATGAAAATCATGATGTCGTTGCCATGGCTGCGCTATATCAGATCAAAAACGAGTACAATCAGCCTGAGGGCTACAAAACACTCGGCAAAATCATTAATAGCAGAGGCATGGCTTCTAAACGTGCGTGGAGTAATATCTACCTCATGGGTAAAGATGTTGAACCCTTCGTATCAGTTCTTGAGATGCAAGAATTCGAGAAATCTGACCTCGAATTTTTAAACGAACTTAAAAAGTTTTACTTCTAA
- a CDS encoding phosphotransferase-like protein yields the protein MSKLIYLNGASSSGKTEISKELQIIFEETFLHISSDTFSSFYPPKKAPLKNYSAEYLSAVRKNLKSQEKPSIVQLYNSFILSMLKEGMNVIADTTFLKYMTIEEIKKLAIEEAYLIDVTCDLEIMEEREKKRADRPIGAAKTHVEFCYDYKSNDFCIDTSKLDAETCAEQIKKMILSKTPQAFTQIIRKYQDQPQFSLFENWTKNQ from the coding sequence ATGAGTAAACTCATTTATTTAAATGGAGCATCAAGCTCAGGAAAAACTGAAATCTCTAAAGAACTTCAAATCATTTTTGAAGAAACTTTTCTACACATTAGTTCAGACACCTTTTCGAGCTTTTACCCACCTAAAAAAGCTCCTTTAAAAAACTACTCCGCTGAATACCTTTCTGCGGTACGTAAAAACTTAAAATCACAAGAGAAGCCTTCCATAGTTCAACTCTATAACTCTTTTATCTTAAGCATGCTTAAAGAAGGCATGAATGTCATTGCCGATACAACTTTCCTCAAATACATGACAATCGAAGAAATAAAAAAGCTCGCTATTGAAGAAGCCTATTTAATCGACGTCACCTGTGATCTAGAGATTATGGAAGAACGTGAAAAGAAGAGAGCCGATCGACCGATTGGTGCGGCAAAAACTCATGTCGAATTCTGCTATGATTATAAATCAAATGACTTCTGCATAGATACAAGTAAACTTGATGCCGAAACTTGCGCCGAACAAATTAAAAAAATGATCCTTAGCAAGACTCCTCAAGCCTTTACCCAAATCATCCGCAAATACCAAGATCAGCCTCAATTCAGCTTATTCGAAAACTGGACTAAAAATCAATAG